DNA sequence from the Cohnella herbarum genome:
AAGTTAATTTACAATCATAATCCTATTTTAACCTTTCAATCCGGTTGTCGCGATGCCTTGGGTGAAGTATTTCTGACCCAGGAAGAAGATGACAAGACTAGGAACGATGGACAGGACGGACATTGCGAACACGGCTCCCCAGTTAGAGCTGCCGCTGGAATCCAGGAAGAGGCGCAAGCCTAGCGGAACGGTGAATTTCTTAATATCGCTCAAGTAGATCAGTTGACCGAAGAAATCATCCCATGTGCCCATGAACGTGAAGATCGCGGCGGTCATCAACGCAGGCAGGCTAAGCGGCATAATGATGCGGAAATAGAGCGTAAACCAGCCGCAACCGTCGATCTTAGCGCTCTCGTCCAATTCTTTAGGAATACCCCGAATAAATTGCACGATCAAGAACACGAAAAAAGCGTCCCCGACGAATTTCGGCGTCATCAGAGGCAGGTAAGTATCTACCCATCCGATCTCATGAAACATAATATATTGGGGAATCAGCGTAACATGTCCCGGTAGCATGATCGTACCAAGCATCAACGCGAAAAGCAGGTTTTTCAACGGAAAGTCGATACGCGCGAACGAAAAGGCCGCCATAGAAGAACTGAGTACCGTCCCGATGACCGCGACTACGCACAATAAAATGGAATTAAGGAAGAACCGGCCGAATTGAATGTTGCGTAACCCGTTCCAGCCTTGGGAATAATGCTCGAACGTAATCGAGGAAGGCCACAAACCTTTAGACGTAAAGATTTCCGTAGTCGGTTTCACGGAGCTGCTGATCAACCAGAATACCGGATATAGCATCAAGAGCCCGCATCCCAGCACGATTACATGAAACAGGGCTGTTTTGAACTGTCGATTAATTGCCATCGATTAATTCCTCCCATCCGAATAGTAAACCCAGTAACGGGAGGTCAGGAACAATAAGCCGGTGAAAGCTGCGATGATAACCAATAACAGCCAAGCCATTGCGGAGGCGTATCCCATGTCCAGGAAAGTGAAGCCCTTAATATACAAGTACAAAGAATAGAGCAAAGTCGAATTGATCGGACCGCCCGAACCATTGCTTATAATGAAAGCTTTAGTGAACGTTTGGAACGACTGGATCAACGTAATTGTCAGATTAAAGAAGATGACGGGCGTAAGCAGAGGCATCGTGATTTTCGAAAATTTACGAAAAATGCTAGCACCGTCTACGGTAGCCGCTTCATATAACTCTTGAGGGATTTGCTTAAGTCCGGCCAAGAAAATAATCATGACCGACCCGAACTGCCATACGGACAATCCGATCAGAGAATAAATCGCGTACTTCGGATCGGCTATCCAATTGGGTCCCTCGATCCCGATAAATGACAAACCCTGATTGAAAATCCCCTCTTTGTCGAACACTTGTTTCCACAACACGGAAATCGCGACGCTTCCTCCAAGCAAGGAAGGAATGTAATAGATCGTTCGGTATAAACCAAGAAGCTTCATGCCTTGATTAAGCAACATAGCCAGTCCGAGCGCGAACGCCAAACGGAAAGGAACCGATAGTAACACGTATTGAAAAGTAACCTTGATCGAATCTCCCAAACGGTAATCGTCCGTAAACATCGTCTTATAATTTTCGAAGCCGATCCATTTCGGTGCCGTAAGCAAGTCATACTTCGTAAAGGACAAATACAAAGATGCGATGATCGGGCTTAAGTAAAGCAAGATAAAGCCGATCAACCATGGCAACAGAAACAAATACCCGGCTGCATAGGTTTTGTATTTCTGCATAAGATTAGCTCTCCTATCTTAGGGAAGAGGGAGCCGTCTAAGGGCTCCCGGTCTTCCGTTTTCTCTAGATGTTACGTTTATTGCGCTTTTGCTTTGACTAGCAATTTATCCAATTCGGTCATGAATTCATTGACGGAAGAATCGATCGGTTGAGCTCCGAACGCGATTTTCTCGCTCGTTAACTGCAACAATTTAATGAATTCATTATCCAACGGGAATTGTTGATACTCGACGGCCGGTGCCGTATCGCTTACTAGCGAGATGTAATCGTAAAGAACTTTATCGACCGGCGTGGATTGCGCGGACAATACGTCGCGAATTTTGCCTGCCGGCGGAACGCCTCTTGTACTGCCAAGGATAACGCCTGCTTCAGGGTCGTTCACCATGAAGTTAATGAACTTCGCGACTTCTTCAGGATGCTTAGTTCCTTCATACGAAGTGATGAATTGTCCGGAAATCGGAGGGACCATTCCGCTGCCCGCCGAACCGTTCGGGTACATGCTCAAAGCCAACTTATCCTGAGTCAGCTCTTGGAAACCGAAGATTTGGGATGCCGACATGCTTTGAATGGCAACTTGTCCCTTAACGATAAGGGATTTATCAACGGCCGTCGGAGGGTTGGCTACTTGAACGTCCGCAGGCACGATAGCTCCCGCTTTACGCAATTCATCCCACATCGTGAACCAGTTGATCATATCTTGGCTGTCGAAATGGCGTTCGCCGTCGCGATATAACTCTTTGCCGTTACTTCCCAAATACGAAGCCAACGAAGCCGCATCGCTGGAAAGATCGTACGAACCGTAATGACCTTTGCCTAGTTTCTGAGCAATTTGAGTCGTCGAGGTTTTAAAGTCTTCATAAGTCCATGTATCCGTCGGAAGCGGTACGCCCGCTTTCTCGAACATGCTCGCATTGTACATTAATGCGGTTGAACTAACGCCTAGCGTGACGCCGTACAGCTTCTCTTCGAAAGTAGCCGCTTTCACGTATCCGCCGTTAAAATCGTCCAAGACTAGAACGTTGCCTACATATGGAGTCAAATCCAGCAATGCTTTTTTGTCTACGTATTCTTTGATATTTCCGCCCATCTGGATCAAATCCGGGGCGTTGCCCGCAGCAATCTGAGTGTTCAGCTTATCCATATATCCGTCGAATCCGGAATATTCCCCCGTGATTTTGACGCCTGGATTTTTTTGCTCGAACAGCTCGATGACTTTTTGCGTTTTTTCGTGGCGCTCATCCGAACCCCACCAAGACATGCGCAATTCGACTTTCTTACCGCTATCCGCGGACGGCGAGGCCGCCGGTTGCGATGCCGAGCTCTCTTTGCTTGGTTCGTTTGCGCCATTGGAGCAAGCGGATAATAGCATCGTCAAGGCAAGCGAGACCCCGGTAATTGTTTTTTTGTTTAACATAAAGCGAACCCTCCTTAATGTTTGAATGCCTCCTCATTGTAGGTTAGGAAAGAAGGGAAAGACATAAACAAAAGTAAGGGATACCATAAGAATAATCAGTTATGCTAACTATTTTGCACATATTTACGATCCTTCCACCCCATGAACGATAAGAAAAGCACAAAACAGGTGACTCCCGTTAAATAATGGAATCACCTGTTTCGCTCGCAGGCTATCGCCGATCAACCCTTCGGCTTAACGACTAACGCGGCTAAAAACGAAAATACGATCGCCGCGGAAATGCCCGCGCTCGTTATGCTGAAAATACCGGTAATAACCCCTATCCAACCTACGTCCTGCAGCTCCGACAGAGCCCCATGAACCAATGCGTTGCCGAAGCTCGTTATCGGCACTGTCGCTCCGGCCCCCGCGAAGTCGACAAGCGGATCGTACCAACCGACGGCATCCATTACCGCTCCAGTGACGACCAACAATGACATCGTATGCGCCGGTGTAAGCTTTACGACGTCGAACAATAGCTGGCCAACGACACATATCGCGCCGCCGACCACGAAAGCCCATACGTAGTCCATCATAATTCGGCACCTCTTTGCTTCTCAGTGTTTGGCGCTTCTATCGCTACTGCGTGCGCTACGCATGGAATGCTTTCCCCTTGCTGATACGAAAGCGGGCTGAGCAAAGCTCCCGTCGCGACGACCAATATCCGGTTCAGTTCTCCCTTATGGATCCGTTTCAAGAGATGACCGTAAGTGACGACCGCCGAGCAAGCGCACCCGCTGCCTCCCGCCTGAACCTTCTGCTTCTGTACGTCATAGATCATCAGCCCGCAGTCCTGAAACTTCGTCTGATCCATCGGCACGCCGTTTCTTTGCAGCATCTCAGTCGCGATCGGATGGCCTACGCCCGCTAGATCTCCCGTTACGATCAAGTCGTAATACCCCGGCTCTCTTCCGGTATCCTGAAGATGCCCTTGAATCGTATCCACGGCAGCGGGAGCCATTGCCGCCCCCATATTGAAGGGGTCTTTAATGCCCAAGTCCATGATTTTGCCAATCGTCGCCGCGGTAATGATCGGTCCTTCTCCTTCGCTGGCAATGATGGACGCGCCCGCGCCCGTAACCGTATATTGGGCCGTCGGCGGTTTCTGCGATCCATACTCCGTCGGATACCTGAACTGCTTCTCTACGGTGCAATTGTGGCTGCAAGTGCCCGCCATGGCATATTCGCCGGCGCCGGAAGATACGATCAGAGACGCTATGGCGAGCGATTCCATCGAAGTCGAACAAGCGCCGAATACGCCAAGATAGGGAGCCCCTAACGTGCGTGCCGCGAAAGTATTACTAATAATCTGATTCATTAAATCTCCGCCGACGAAGAAGCTGAGCTTATCCTTAGACAGCTTCGCATGCTGCAACGCGATATCGGATGCTTGCTCCAGAAGCACCCTTTCGGATTTCTCCCAGCTAGGCTGTCCGATCTCCAGGTCGGGATGAACGAGGTCGAAATCGGAAGAGAGCGGACCCTCTCCCTCATCGGGTCCGACGACGGTTCCCGTTGCTATAATGACGGGCGGCTTTGGAAAAACCCATGTCCGTTTACCCTGTAGTATCATGCCACGCCCCGATTCCGAACACCCAGTAGATAATGCCGATTACGAAAGCCGCCACGACGCCGAACACGATGACGGAACCCGCCAACTTAAACATATTGGAACCAACGCCAAGTACCAAGCCTTCGGCCCGATGCTCGATCGCCGCCGACGCCATGGAATTCGCGAAGCCCGTTACCGGAACCGCGCTTCCCGCTCCGGCCCATTGCGCGATCTTGTCATAGACGCCCATGCTGGTCAGAATAACCGATAGCAGGATCATGATCGCTACGGTCGGGTTGCTGGCATCCTTGGATGACATGTGGAACACCGCGATGAAAAATTCGGTTACTCCCTGACCGATCGTGCAAATAATTCCGCCTACCAAGAACGCCTTCAGACAATTGGTCCATACGGACCGGGAAGGCTCTCTTGCTTTGGCGAATGCTTGGTACTCTTTCGAAGACATGGATACCGGCTTATACGGTCGATTACCGCGTCCGGCGCTTTTTACGGCCAAGAAAACCACCTCCAAAGGAAATTGCGACATACTTGTAGCGTTAATTATTTCCCATTGTGGGGCATTGTCATTCGGACGATCGACTTTAAAGCTGTGGAACAGGCACTGTTGGGCGTTTACCCACATACAATGGTAATGCTTCTTTCCAACAACCCGACCCCACTTACGGAGGTGGCCTTCCCGTGCCCGGTTTTATCACATCGATTGCCTTGTTCTTGAAGCAATTATCTTTACTCGTGTCTTATGTCAAAAATAACGCGTTTCCCCAGCCTCTCACCGACGATGAAGAGGCGTTGCATTTGCAACGGCTTGCCGAAGGTAACCCCGTTTCCCGAAACCTGCTTATCGAACACAATTTGAGATTGGTTGCCCATATCGTCAAGAAATTCGATAACACCGGAGAGGATTTGGAAGATCTCATCTCGATCGGAACGATCGGACTCATTAAAGCGATCGAGAGCTTCCAACCGAACAAAGGCACGAAACTTGCTACCTTCGCCGCTCGTTGCATCGAGAACGAAATTCTAATGCATCTACGGTCGTTAAAGAAAACGAGAAAAGACGTTTCGCTTCATGATCCGATAGGAACCGACAAAGAAGGCAACGAGATCACTCTGCAGGATATTCTCGGCACCGAGCCGGACGAAGTGGTCGAGAAAGTTCAGTTGAAAATCGAGAAAAGCAAAATTTACCGCAATCTCGATATATTGGACGATCGCGAGCAGGAAGTCATTCGCGGACGGTTCGGGTTGGACGGCGGCGGGGACGAGCGAACCCAACGAGAAATCGCTCGGGAGCTCGGAATATCGAGGAGTTACGTGTCAAGAATCGAGAAGAGAGCGTTAATGAAACTCTATCACGAGTTTTATAAGGCTAAGCGTTAATGCATAATTGAAAAACCGACGAGTTTGCTTGAGTAGAAGCGAACGCGTCGGTTTATTAATATACGGTTAAAATGCCACAGATTCTAACGGAACCAGCAGACTTTATTTTTCTCAAAAAGGGGCTTTTCAAAATCTAACGGAAATGTGCGCTCTTATTTGAGTGTTTTCCATTGAAAATATGGTTTTTGAATGGGATTAATCAACGGACCGTAGGCGGTTACTTCTGCCGTAATTCATCGAATTGACGAATCAGATGCGAAAATAGACGATCAATTGAATAAGAAACTTGGGTCGAAAAATACAAAAACTTGTACTTAAACACAAAACGGGAGGCACAGGAAACCTCCTGTACCACCCGTTTTCATAAATGTTTGTTCCCCCAATGAGACCATAATTCATTCATACGAGATGAGTTTTGTTCATACGATGGGGTTATGTTTGATTTATAACTGATGCTTACAGTCCGAAATCGCCGGCGGGAAGATTAACCGCCCGGCACATTTCCCTGACCACGTTTTTCTCCGATTCGTCGAAATCGCCGTCGGCGGCACCGATTGCGCAACAAACGCTAATGACAACGCGTGCTTCGGGCTTGTCCTTGAATTTGATAATCGGCTTCATCGCTTCGGCTTTACCGATCATATGATCGAAATCGAAATTGCTCGTATAATGGTTGAATCTTTCGATGACCTTCGAGATTTCGAACACTTTAAGCTCTTCGTTATGGTTAATATAACCGATCATCTTTTGTTTCTCGGAGCCGTCGATTTTTCCGTCGGCTGCAGCCACGATCGCACATCCGGCGACAACCGCGTCCATGAAATCCTTATTCTTGAACTTCGATACTTGATCTTTAAGTCCTTGGCGCATGGAAGTTAGCTTTTGCGAAAATGTACTCATGACATTAATTCCTCCTGTGGTTTACCTGCAATTGTGTTTGCTTAATTTCTAAATTGTACCTTATGGGACTCCAACGATCAAATTTTACGGCGATTTCAAGAAAAGATTGTCGAAATTGTGTCGGAGCCATTATCGGAATCGGCCCTATGTGGCTGGAGCTTTAGGCGTCATTCTCTTCTTATTCTTGTTTTTCAAACCTACTCTCTAGAACGAATATCATCGTCGGACAGCCCGCTGAACTTCATCAGCGGGCTGTCCGTGTTCAACTCCATTTTCAACCAAAAGCGAAGATTATTTTCCACACTGACAAATGCTTCGCGTAAGTCTATAATAACAAAGGTACGAAACATTATCGGAATGTCTTAGAGGTGCTTGAAGTGACCATTATCGTATATGACTTAGAAATGACGGTTCGGCGCAAGAAGGGCCAAATCGCCGAAATTATCGAAATCGGAGCGGCTAAAGTTCGTCTGGTCGACGATGTCCCGCAGATTATCGAAACGTTCCAATCGTTCGTGAAGCCGATGATCGTTCCTCAGCTGACCGCGGATACGACCGCTTTTACCGGAATTACGCAAGATGACGTTAACGGAGCGGGCACGCTTGAACAAGTCGTTCGCGAATATACGGAATGGATGGGATCGGACGAATATTTTCTGTGCGCGTGGGGACCGGACGACTTGCGACAACTCGTGCAGGAATGCCGACAGCATCAGATCGCGACCGATTGGATCGTTAACCATAACAACCTGCAGAAGATGTTATCCAAAATATACAAGCTAGAGAAACACCAGCAGATGGGTTTAAAACCGGCGCTCGAGATGCTGGAAATTCCCTTTTCCGGCTCCCACCACAGGGCGATGGACGACGCGATTAACACCGCGCATATTCTTGTTAAGTTGTTCGACCAGTTTCAATTTAAGCGCAACAAGCTGAGCGACGAAGCGAAAATCGAAAGCGAAGTCGTCTATAAGACCGACCACTACGAGAATTTGCCCTTCGCCGGACTCGCCGGTTTGTTCCCCGAACAGCAAAAGTAGCCGCATCGACGGACAACGCGGCTACTTTCGGCAATCTCATTTGTTACTCCTGGTCATCCAGGCCTCTTTAAGAAATCTCAACGGAGGCTGATCCATTAGCTGCAGCCTGACGCAGTCCCACGCGGCCAACGTCAGCCTCTGAAGTTTCCAGGCCGCATGTCCCGCCATCTGCACCACTATCCCGCATTTCGCGGTTCGAGCGACTCCCCAGCTAACCCCATCCGGAATAGCTTCCATGCTTTCCAACGCTTCGCGTATCCTGACCACAAGATCCGAGGTAACCCGATCGGAAAATACGGAGAATATTCCCATGTGGGTGTAACCTCCGAAACAGCCGACATTATCGACTTGCATTCGGGCGGGTTCCCACTTCTGTCTCTGATAATGTACGAGTTCTCCCTTGTACATGACCGTTATCTTCGAATCGTACGAATGGAAAGAAAACGCCTCGCCTCGCGATAGCCTTCCCGGACAAAAGATATCCCCGACCACGCAGATCGACCCATCAGCCAGATCGATCTCCGTTTCGGAGACGAAACGAGCATTCCGAAATAACATAATCGGCTCCGGCATCCATTCGAGTATGGCTTCGGGCCCTAACATGAACCGTTGGTACAACCTAGAATCGCTGCCGGACTCGCAAGGATGTACTCGGGTATAGGCTTGATTCGTCGCATAGAGGCGAGCGCCCTCGCGCAGTTCCCAATCAAACACATACCGGTCCCCTTCAAGCAGACCGGGGGAACCGTCCATTTGCAAGACGGCCAATTGCTTCCCATTACCGCTTCCGAGAGGGAATGTTTTCGCGATCTTAAGCGGTGAAGTATGATACCGGGAAATCAACTCCGGACGGCCGTTTATTATCCCGACCGTAGCCCGGAGCTCCGACAACCTCTCGATTAAAGGGATTGCGCCTAGACTAGACGGCGGCCTCATGGCGAACCGTCTCCCGAGCTACCCAATCCGAGACGACGTTTAATCCCTCGCCTCCGAACAAATTCGTGAAGACGAACGGCCTTTCGCCGCGCATTTGGCGGGAATCGCGTTCCATCACTTCCAAGCTGGCTCCTACGTACGGAGCCAGGTCGATTTTGTTAATGATCAGCAGATCCGATCTCATAATTCCGGGACCGCCTTTGCGAGGGATTTTCTCGCCTTGGGCAACGTCGATAATGTAGATGAACCGATCAACGAGCTCCGGGCTGAAAGCCGCGGCCAGATTGTCTCCGCCGCTCTCGATCAAGATCAAATCCAGATCGGGAAAACGTTGCTCAAGCTCCTCGACGGCCTCGAAATTCATCGAAGCATCTTCGCGAATGGCCGTATGCGGACATCCTCCGGTTTCAACGCCGATAATCCGATCGTCTGGCAAACACCCTGTATCGGACAGAATTCGCGCATCTTCCTTCGTATAGATGTCGTTCGTGATCACCGCTAAGTTAATTTTGTCCTTCAATTGAAAGGCAAGCTGCTCCACAAGCTTTGTTTTGCCGGATCCGACCGGGCCTCCGATTCCGATTCGCATCGGACGTCCTCCCGTGACTTGGGGCGTTTCCCACTCATGATGATGATGTCCTTCTTTTCCTTGGCACATATGCAATCCCTCCGCTTATAAGTGTTTTTTCGCTTCTTATGACATAAACAACCGGGAATATAACGTCTCATGCCGAATCATCGCAAGCTCGGCAAGAGGCATCGCGCTATAAGCCTCCGATGGATCCATTTCCCGCACGGCCTCCCACGACCGCGTAATGTCCGGGAACAAGGAAGCGGTCAAGCGTTGAGCTTCCGTCTGCCCCATCGAGATCAATCTCAAGGCCGCGTTCACGCATGTGGCGACCGCCGTATACAGGTATCCCTCCGCCGCTCTTCCAAGCGAAACCTGCAGTTCGCGGCAGATCACCCCATAGACGAGAGGATAACTGCCGTAACATTGCCCGCCGCGAGTGTCCTCATGAAGACTTCGTAGCGTCATCGACATAGACGGAAACAGCTCGGGAGCCAGCTTCAGCAGCCTCCGGCCGATTTTCTCCATCCCGTCCCGGGATTCAGGGGCAAGTCTTTGAAGATGGACTAGCTTCTCGATTTCGTAAGCATAAGCATTCCGATTTCTATTATCTGTGCCGTAGTCTCCACCTGGGGCAACTCCGAACGCGGCTTTAATGACCATGAGGTCGCTAGTCGCCCAGCTATGCCGCAGCATGGATATCATGTATTGGCGCAAGCTCGCTCCGTCCATGACTAGTCCGTCCTGAACGAGCGACTCCAATCCGAAGGAATGGGCAAAGCTGCCGATCGGCAGAGCCGAATCCAACAATAGCTGCAAGGAAAGCCACTGGCCGGAGCCCAATGATTCGCCTTCTGCTCCCCCTGCATCCTTCACGTCCGATCCGCCTCCTTCCTTGGAATGCTAGAATTTATGGATTAGAACAAAAAATACCTTTGAGCCATCGGAACGACGGAAGCCGGCTCGCATATCGCAAGCTCTCCGTCGACCGTTACTTTGTAAGTATCCGGATCGACTTCGATGACCGGCGTCGCATCGTTGCGGATCATGTCCTTCTTACCGATATTGCGGCAATTTTTGACCGGCTCGATTCGTTTCTGCAAGCCAAGTTCGTCGGCGATTCCTCGATCGTACGCCGCCTGCGACACGAAAGTAATCGAGCTACGAAACAGCGATTTTCCGTACGAAGCGAACATCGGCCTGCCGAATACCGGCTGAGGCGTCGGGATCGAAGCATTCGGATCTCCCATCTGCGCGTAGGCAATGCTGCCGCCCTTCAAGACGAGATCCGGCTTTACGCCGAAGAAGGACGGGCTCCATACGACCACGTCTGCCCATTTGCCCGGTTCGAGGGAACCGACGAGGTGAGAAATTCCGTGAGCGATCGCCGGATTAATCGTGTATTTGGACACGTAACGTTTGATCCGTTCATTGTCGCCTTCTTCGTCGTCCCCATCTAGCGGTCCCCTCTGCGTTTTCATTTTGTCCGCGGTTTGCCAAGTGCGGGTAATGACTTCCCCGACGCGCCCCATCGCTTGCGAATCCGAGCTGATGATGCTGAAAGCGCCGAGATCGTGCAAAATATCTTCCGCGGCGATCGTCTCCGGACGGATGCGCGAATCGGCGAACGCTACATCCTCGGGAATTCCGCTATCCAGATGATGGCAGACCATCAGCATATCCAAATGCTCTTCGATCGTGTTCACCGTAAAAGGTCGCGTAGGATTCGTCGAGGAGGGAATGATATTCGGCTCACCGGCCGCCTTGATAATATCCGGGGCATGACCGCCGCCCGCTCCTTCGGTATGATACGTGTGAATCGTTCGGCCGCCGATCGCCCTAAGCGTATCCTCTACGAATCCCGCTTCGTTTAACGTATCCGTATGGATCGCCACCTGAACGTCGAACCGATCTGCCGCCGATAGACAAGCGTCGATCGCCGCGGGCGTCGTCCCCCAGTCCTCGTGCAGCTTAAGCCCGATAGCGCCCGCCTCGATCTGCTCGATTAGAGGAGCCGGCGTCGAAGCGTTCCCTTTGCCCAGAAAACCGAGATTCATCGGAAAAGCCTCCGCAGCCTCCAGCATCCGGCGGAGATGCCACGCTCCCGGCGTGCAGGTCGTTGCGTTCGTCCCCGTCGCCGGCCCCGTCCCTCCGCCGATCATCGTCGTTACGCCAGATGACAGCGCGGTCTCGATCTGCTGCGGGCAAATGTAATGAATGTGCGTATCGATGCCGCCGGCTGTCACGATCTTGCCTTCCCCGGCAATGACTTCCGTGCTTGCACCGACGACCATTCCTTCATCCACGCCGTCCATGATATCCGGATTACCGGCTTTGCCTATCCCGACGATGACGCCGTCTTTGATCCCGATGTCGCCCTTCACGATTCCCCAATGGTCGATCACGACTGCATTCGTAATCAACGTATCCAGCACGCCTTCGTCTCTGATTGCACGGCTAGATTGACCCATTCCGTCCCGGATGACCTTACCTCCGCCGAATTTGCACTCATCCCCGTACACGGTGTAGTCCTGCTCGACAACCGCCCACAACCCCGTATCCGCAAGTCTTACCGCATCTCCGGCCGTAGGGCCGAACATTCCGGCGTAGCTCTGACGATCCATCCGCATGCCCGTTCTCTCCCTTCTTACTCCGTCCTGCTCCACATGTCACTTTGGAACTCACTTCAACGCTTCCCAAGCTTTTAGTCTATCTGCAACTGCGGCAGTCATCTCTCCCGATGCAGATCCATTTGAAATCCCATTCAATCCGAAAGCCATCTTGGCGCCGCCTAATTCGGTAAGAACGATCGGCTTTTCTTCTCCTGGCTCGAATCTGACCGCCGTACCCGCAGGGATATCCAATCTCATGCCGAAAGCTTGCTCCCTAGGAAAACGCAAAGACCGATTCACTTCGAAAAAGTGGTAGTGGGAACCGACCTGAACCGGACGATCGCCAACGTTGTTTACGATAAGCTCGACGGTACGCCTTCCTTCGTTTAGCTGAATTTCTCCGGATTTCGCCCTAATTTCACCTGGAATCATTACCTATCCCCCTTCCATTGACGCCCTAAGCAATCGGCTGATGAACGGTAACGAGTTTCGTACCGTCCGGGAAAGTCGCCTCCACTTGCACCTCGTGAATCATTTCCGGAACGCCTTCCATCACTTGCTCCCTAGTCAATAATGTGGTGCCATAAGACATCATCTCAGCTACCGATTTCCCGTCTCTGGCACCTTCCATAATGGCCGACGTAATCAACGCGATGCATTCCGGATAATTAAGCTTCACGCCGCGAGCTAATCTTCTTTGCGCTAAATCGGCCGCTACCGTAATTAGCAATTTTTCTTTTTCGCGTTCCGTCAGATTCAATTTCCCATCCCCTTCAGAACTTTTCTTCCCATTATAGGTAACCTAATCCGAGAAGTAAATAATATATGTTATGTTTTATTACATAATTTATTGATTAATTGTGTAAATCCCACTTATTTCAAACGATATATAACACATACATGACGCAAAATCACCATAATTTACTGAAGCGATTGTTTAACGATTCACCGCGTTATTCGAAAGCCTTGTCTGGTCAAGCCGTCTCGTTCTGTGATAAAATCAAGGATATGACATTCCGGTTTAACAGAAAGCGAGGGGCTAAATTTGGCTAACAAAAAAATGCGTTCAGACATGATCACCAAAGGCTTCGACCGCGCACCGCACCGCAGCTTGCTGCGTGCCGCCGGCGTTAAAGAAGAAGATTTCGGCAAACCCTTCATTGCAGTATGCAATTCT
Encoded proteins:
- a CDS encoding 3'-5' exonuclease, whose protein sequence is MTIIVYDLEMTVRRKKGQIAEIIEIGAAKVRLVDDVPQIIETFQSFVKPMIVPQLTADTTAFTGITQDDVNGAGTLEQVVREYTEWMGSDEYFLCAWGPDDLRQLVQECRQHQIATDWIVNHNNLQKMLSKIYKLEKHQQMGLKPALEMLEIPFSGSHHRAMDDAINTAHILVKLFDQFQFKRNKLSDEAKIESEVVYKTDHYENLPFAGLAGLFPEQQK
- a CDS encoding urease accessory protein UreD; the encoded protein is MRPPSSLGAIPLIERLSELRATVGIINGRPELISRYHTSPLKIAKTFPLGSGNGKQLAVLQMDGSPGLLEGDRYVFDWELREGARLYATNQAYTRVHPCESGSDSRLYQRFMLGPEAILEWMPEPIMLFRNARFVSETEIDLADGSICVVGDIFCPGRLSRGEAFSFHSYDSKITVMYKGELVHYQRQKWEPARMQVDNVGCFGGYTHMGIFSVFSDRVTSDLVVRIREALESMEAIPDGVSWGVARTAKCGIVVQMAGHAAWKLQRLTLAAWDCVRLQLMDQPPLRFLKEAWMTRSNK
- the ureG gene encoding urease accessory protein UreG, with product MCQGKEGHHHHEWETPQVTGGRPMRIGIGGPVGSGKTKLVEQLAFQLKDKINLAVITNDIYTKEDARILSDTGCLPDDRIIGVETGGCPHTAIREDASMNFEAVEELEQRFPDLDLILIESGGDNLAAAFSPELVDRFIYIIDVAQGEKIPRKGGPGIMRSDLLIINKIDLAPYVGASLEVMERDSRQMRGERPFVFTNLFGGEGLNVVSDWVARETVRHEAAV
- a CDS encoding urease accessory protein UreF; translation: MKDAGGAEGESLGSGQWLSLQLLLDSALPIGSFAHSFGLESLVQDGLVMDGASLRQYMISMLRHSWATSDLMVIKAAFGVAPGGDYGTDNRNRNAYAYEIEKLVHLQRLAPESRDGMEKIGRRLLKLAPELFPSMSMTLRSLHEDTRGGQCYGSYPLVYGVICRELQVSLGRAAEGYLYTAVATCVNAALRLISMGQTEAQRLTASLFPDITRSWEAVREMDPSEAYSAMPLAELAMIRHETLYSRLFMS
- the ureC gene encoding urease subunit alpha — translated: MDRQSYAGMFGPTAGDAVRLADTGLWAVVEQDYTVYGDECKFGGGKVIRDGMGQSSRAIRDEGVLDTLITNAVVIDHWGIVKGDIGIKDGVIVGIGKAGNPDIMDGVDEGMVVGASTEVIAGEGKIVTAGGIDTHIHYICPQQIETALSSGVTTMIGGGTGPATGTNATTCTPGAWHLRRMLEAAEAFPMNLGFLGKGNASTPAPLIEQIEAGAIGLKLHEDWGTTPAAIDACLSAADRFDVQVAIHTDTLNEAGFVEDTLRAIGGRTIHTYHTEGAGGGHAPDIIKAAGEPNIIPSSTNPTRPFTVNTIEEHLDMLMVCHHLDSGIPEDVAFADSRIRPETIAAEDILHDLGAFSIISSDSQAMGRVGEVITRTWQTADKMKTQRGPLDGDDEEGDNERIKRYVSKYTINPAIAHGISHLVGSLEPGKWADVVVWSPSFFGVKPDLVLKGGSIAYAQMGDPNASIPTPQPVFGRPMFASYGKSLFRSSITFVSQAAYDRGIADELGLQKRIEPVKNCRNIGKKDMIRNDATPVIEVDPDTYKVTVDGELAICEPASVVPMAQRYFLF
- a CDS encoding urease subunit beta, translating into MIPGEIRAKSGEIQLNEGRRTVELIVNNVGDRPVQVGSHYHFFEVNRSLRFPREQAFGMRLDIPAGTAVRFEPGEEKPIVLTELGGAKMAFGLNGISNGSASGEMTAAVADRLKAWEALK
- a CDS encoding urease subunit gamma; this translates as MNLTEREKEKLLITVAADLAQRRLARGVKLNYPECIALITSAIMEGARDGKSVAEMMSYGTTLLTREQVMEGVPEMIHEVQVEATFPDGTKLVTVHQPIA